ATTGCGGCTCTTGCCTTTTGAGATGCACTCCACCTCGGGCGCATGCCAGCTGTAGAGCTTGGCGCGGTTGTCCACTGCCTTGCGACTGCCGGTCTGCGTGACCAAGCGTTTGGCCTTGTCCAAGGTCTGGCCCAAGGTCTCTTGTATGGCTTGGCTGAGCGTGGTCATCTTGCGAGCCACCTCGCGCTGCAGCCGTCCAACGATGGTGCGCTGGCGTTTGATGGCTTTGCGCATGCGCTTGAACTGGCGGGCATGGGCATAGCGCCCAGCCTTGTAGCCCAGCAGTTGGCCTTCTTTGGCGTAGGTCTGTTTGAGCTCGATGCCATTGGCTTTGGCCAACTCGACCACCTTGGATCGGGCGGTCTCCAGCAGCTTGCTGTCGGTGGGATGTGCCACAGCTTTTTCTTGCACCGTGGAGTCCACGATCATGCGGGTCAATTCTTTCTTGGCAATCAGCTTGAGGGTGACCGCCACTTCCATGGTGCGGGCCAGCAGTTCTTCCACGCCTTCTTCGCCCAGAGCTTTACGAAAGCGCCCCAGTTGTGTCGGGTCGCACGGCCACTGGTGTTCAAAGTATTCGTTGCCAGAAAAGTACTGCCAAGTGGGGGTCTCACCCCAGCGCTGGATCACGTCCTCGTCGCTCTCATTGAACGCATGCTTGAGGTACAGCAAGGCAACCATTAACCGGGTGGGCAGACGGGGACGGCCGGCATTGGAGACGCCGCCACCGGCAACGGCCGAGACCGGACCAAACAAGTCCAAGTCTTCTATCTTCTTGCCAGACTTGACCTGGCGTGCCCAGCGCTGGACGAGGGAGGCTTCGATCTCTTGCCAAGGCATGCGGTTAGCAAGCACCGCCAGAGGGTGGCGCAAATCGATCATCTGATCCAGGCGGTTGCGGAAAAAGTCATCGGTCATGGCGCTGCTTTCAAAAACTCCCAGAAAACAGACTCCATTGAATATCTATTTGAGAGTTCTGACCATCCGGAATCACCCCAGATCACAAGCGTTCATGCGGGTTGCAGGGGTTTTGCAGGGACAACTAATTGAATCTATGCCAACATTACCCTGCGACCCTGTATTTGTTGATGACTTCAGCTGATCTTGGCATCGTTTGGCTTGGAGTAAAAAGAATAGATATTCACCATCAAAAAATTTACTGCACTTCAAAATGGCGCATGAGTAGGAGGCAATAAATTTTTGAGTCGTGTTGATGTATCTGACTGAACCAATCGACGCATAACGTGCAAACAATATGTCGCCGTGCTCCGGTTTGATTTTTCTGGAGAGCTTGTAAAAATCTGCTTCAGAAATTAGTTTTGCATTCTTGAAATCGACTCCGTTAATCCCGAAAAAGTCGCCAGTCATTACATATGGAATTCCGTGGGAAGTGGTTTTGGGCATCCAATGATCTGCGTCGCCAACCACGCAAACTTCTCCCAAACTCTTTCGTCCCCAAGCGCCACTAAACTCACTGAAGCGAATCTGCGGCACTTTGCTGCTTGTCTGCTCGGTCATCTCAGTTTCCCGCGAGCAAGGTTTTCAATTCTGCTAAGCCTTTGAGGTCGAACGCATTCGCATCCAACTCCTCAATCATTCCTGCCAACGCGGTTTGGGTGTGCTGGATCTCGCGGGCGTTGTCGGCATAGGTAATTTGGTACTTTTGCACCAGGGCTTCCAGCTTGCGAATCAATCCATCAATCTGCTGGTCGGGCAGGCTGTGCAATTCGTCCACCAGAGGGCTGATCCATTTGCGCTCCAGCAGCTCGCGCACCTGCGCGTCGCTTAAGGCTTCGATAGTCGCTTTGGTTTTCAGGTGCAGGGCGGCGGCGGCTTGCTTGATGGTGGCTTTGAGCGTCTTCTCTTCTGCCAGCCAGTCGGCCACTTGGATGATTTTGGCCTCGTACGATTCGGGATCAAAGTTGCCGGGCTTTTCTGCTTCTGCTTGCAAGGCCTTGGCTTCTTTGATGACGGCGGCGCTGACAAACTTGTCGCCTGCGTCGTTCACGGTGTCGTTGGACTTCTCCTCCTCGCTCAGGCCATCAAAGGCATCGTCTATGGAGGCAGTAATTTCGCCAAGGCTAGCCTCTTGCTTGCGCAGCGCGTCTAACTCTTGTGTGAGGTAGGTGGCCTGCACCAGTTCAAAGGGCATGATGCGGCCCTTCCAGCCGTCTTGTACCTCTGCGTCTTTGCCGTCTTTCTTTTTGGTGACCATGTGGGGGTCTATCACGCGGGTGGCATCAAAGCCTTCGGTCTGCAAGATTTCCAGATCGGTTGCGATGGGCTGCCAGTGGTCAGCCAGGATTTGGTAGGCGTGGTAGCGGTCGATGAGCGGCACGGAGCCGACATTGGCCAAGCGTGCAAACAACTCTGCGCTGATCAGCGCCTCCTGCTGGGGGATGTGCAGGGTGAGCATGTGCGCCAACAGCGCTTGTCGCAGCCAGGGGGTGAAAGTGGCAAAGGCGGTGATGAAGGCTTGGCCGAATTGCGTCACCTCTGGGTGTGCGCGGGTGGCTGCGGCAAGGTCTTGCACCTTGGGTGCCACGTAGGGCGTGCCATTGTCGGCAAACAGAGCGGCGCGCAGGCTTGGGAATGCTTGCCAAAATTCTGCCAAGCTGTCCAACTCGCTCACGGGGATGCCGCCGAACATGGAGGCATACAAATCCCAGCTCTCGGCGGGCTCAGATGAATCCACATAGCGCGGGATGTTGAGGTTGTAGTCGTTGGCTTGCAGCTCGGTTTTGGGCACTAGGCGGCTGTAGCGCGTCACGCTGGTGCGGCTGTTGACGGTGTCGGTGATTTTTTTGATGTCAGACGCGCGCAGCTTGTTGCTTTTGCCCTCTTTGGCAAAGCCCTTGGATGCATCGACGATGAGCACATCGCTGCTCTCGCGCTTTTGCCGCAGCACCAAGATGATGGTGGGGATGCCGGTGCCAAAGAAGATGTTGGCCGGCAAGCCAATAATGGTCTCAAGGTGGTTGTTTTCAATCAGCTGCTTGCGGATGGCACCCTCTTCGCCACCCCGAAAGAGCACGCCGTGTGGCAAGACGATGGCCATGATGCCGTCGGGCTTGAGGTGATAGAGGTCGTGCAGCAAAAAAGCGTAGTCGGCCTTGGACTTGGGTGCCAGGCCAAAGCGGGCGTAGCGGGGGTCGGTGTCTTTGTGCTGCGGGTCCCACTTTTGTGAGTAAGGCGGGTTGGAGACCACGGCGTCTAGGTACAGTGGGTCGTAGGTGTTGACGGGATCTTGGTCGTCAAAGTAGGGCCAATCATCTTCTAGCGTGTCGGCGTTGCGGGTGACGATGTTGTTGGGCAGGATGTCGCGCATGATGAGGTTCATGCGGGTGAGGTTGTAGGTGTTTTCTTTGAGCTCTTGGGCGTAGTAGCGGATGTTGTTTTTGTCCGCCATGTGCTTGGCAATGGACTGGCCTATGTTGAGCAATAGCGAGCCCGATCCACTGGTGGAGTCGTATATCTGGATGGTCTGGCGGTCTTTCAGATGGTGGGCAATGACCTCGGACATGAGCACAGAGACCTCGTGCGGGGTGTAAAACTCGCCCGCTTTT
This sequence is a window from Rhodoferax potami. Protein-coding genes within it:
- a CDS encoding IS5 family transposase yields the protein MTDDFFRNRLDQMIDLRHPLAVLANRMPWQEIEASLVQRWARQVKSGKKIEDLDLFGPVSAVAGGGVSNAGRPRLPTRLMVALLYLKHAFNESDEDVIQRWGETPTWQYFSGNEYFEHQWPCDPTQLGRFRKALGEEGVEELLARTMEVAVTLKLIAKKELTRMIVDSTVQEKAVAHPTDSKLLETARSKVVELAKANGIELKQTYAKEGQLLGYKAGRYAHARQFKRMRKAIKRQRTIVGRLQREVARKMTTLSQAIQETLGQTLDKAKRLVTQTGSRKAVDNRAKLYSWHAPEVECISKGKSRNPYEFGVKVGLAMTLKGNLIVGARSFPGNPYDGHTMHEQIEQSAILMQGLGVKPEVVYADLGYRGVDKDNPDIEIKHRGKDKRLTDEERRLLKRRQAIEPIIGHLKADHRMDRCHLKGSAGDALHAVLCAAGYNIRWLLRMIARKGLGLLLCLLQVSGLTGLFEKLAKIIGLNRLQGSDRRWGGWLEVNFAGTTN
- a CDS encoding restriction endonuclease subunit S, with protein sequence MTEQTSSKVPQIRFSEFSGAWGRKSLGEVCVVGDADHWMPKTTSHGIPYVMTGDFFGINGVDFKNAKLISEADFYKLSRKIKPEHGDILFARYASIGSVRYINTTQKFIASYSCAILKCSKFFDGEYLFFLLQAKRCQDQLKSSTNTGSQGNVGIDSISCPCKTPATRMNACDLG
- a CDS encoding type I restriction-modification system subunit M, which encodes MNKQQLAAKIWESANQMRSKIEANEYKDYILGFIFYKYLSDKLVRVAKSENFSDEDLRALSEDDAEAVDHIKGKIGYFIAHQHLFSTWLELQGDFNVSHVRDALSAFGRLIHPNHKRLFDGIFKTLETGLSKLGDTAAKQTKAIAELIQLIKDIPMDGRQGYDVLGFVYEYLISMFAANAGKKAGEFYTPHEVSVLMSEVIAHHLKDRQTIQIYDSTSGSGSLLLNIGQSIAKHMADKNNIRYYAQELKENTYNLTRMNLIMRDILPNNIVTRNADTLEDDWPYFDDQDPVNTYDPLYLDAVVSNPPYSQKWDPQHKDTDPRYARFGLAPKSKADYAFLLHDLYHLKPDGIMAIVLPHGVLFRGGEEGAIRKQLIENNHLETIIGLPANIFFGTGIPTIILVLRQKRESSDVLIVDASKGFAKEGKSNKLRASDIKKITDTVNSRTSVTRYSRLVPKTELQANDYNLNIPRYVDSSEPAESWDLYASMFGGIPVSELDSLAEFWQAFPSLRAALFADNGTPYVAPKVQDLAAATRAHPEVTQFGQAFITAFATFTPWLRQALLAHMLTLHIPQQEALISAELFARLANVGSVPLIDRYHAYQILADHWQPIATDLEILQTEGFDATRVIDPHMVTKKKDGKDAEVQDGWKGRIMPFELVQATYLTQELDALRKQEASLGEITASIDDAFDGLSEEEKSNDTVNDAGDKFVSAAVIKEAKALQAEAEKPGNFDPESYEAKIIQVADWLAEEKTLKATIKQAAAALHLKTKATIEALSDAQVRELLERKWISPLVDELHSLPDQQIDGLIRKLEALVQKYQITYADNAREIQHTQTALAGMIEELDANAFDLKGLAELKTLLAGN